CTGCCTGGCCAGCCTGCATATCGACCGGAAGCTCCCCGGCGACCGCGACGCTGACTGCCGCGGTCGGATGGAGGCGCTGGGCATGTCCGTCCGCCCCGACGGCGAATGGATGATCATTCACCAGTGCGCCTCCTGCGGCGAGCTCAGCGCCAACCGCATCGCCGGCGACGACAACCCCTACGCCCTGGTCCGCCTCGCCCTCAGACCACTCGCCGATCCCACGCACGCCGGCCGCGCCCTGTTCGCCCTGTGACCCGGCCGCGGCGTACCCCGGCGGACCACATCCGCAGCCGTCCCCGCCCACGACCCCCGCCCACGACCCCCGCCCACGGACATCACCACCACGGAAAGAGGAACAGCCCGGCAGTGGAGGTCGGGTCCGGAATCCCGCGCGGCACCGATCGCGTACCCGAGGTGATCACCGCCACCCTCGGCTTCCCGAGGGCGGCGACCTCGCGGGCGCCCTGCGGCTGACACGTACAGGAGCCCCGCCCCCGCCCTCGTCGCCGAGGGCGGGAAGGGGAGCGCCATCGCCCACATCCCGTCCACCCGCGCCTGCATCGGCGGCGCCCGCGCCACGGGCGAACGCACCGCAACCGCAACCGCAACCGTCCCCGGGTAGGGGAAGGGGCGGGACGCGGGACGTGCTGCTCCCGGCACCGGAAGGCCGTGCGGGGGTCGGGGGCGTCACGGCAACGCCGTCGGGCGACGGCACGAAGAGCCTGAAGTCGGTCGCGCACCCCGGAGGTGCCGCGCCGGCCCCTCGCCTGGTGCGGCACCGGGCGCGACACAATGGATGCATGGCCCGACGTACCCCCCGCCCTCCGCGGCCCTCCGTCACCGAGGGATCCCCCTGTCCCTGCGGACTGCCCGCCGCCTACGGAGCCTGCTGCGGCAGGTTCCACACCGGTCGGTCCGCCGCACCCACGGCCGAACTGCTGATGCGGTCCCGCTACAGCGCCTTCGTCGTCGGCGACGAGGGCTACCTGCTGCGCACCTGGCACCCCGACTACCGGCCGGGCGGTGTGGACTTCGATCCCGCGATGCGCTGGACGGGCCTGGAGATCCGGGACACGAGCGAGGGCAGCATGTTCCATTCCACCGGCACGGTCACCTTCGTCGCCCGCTATACCCTCGGCGGGGAGCCCGGCCAGCTGCACGAGCGCAGTCACTTCGAGCGGCACGACGGCGCCTGGGTGTACGTGAACGGCACCTTCATGGATTGACGGGCCCCGCTGCGCGCCCGGGTGGCGCGTCGACGGCCGGGCGGCAGCGCGGGGCGCGGCGGGAGCCGTCCGTACGGCGGCCCGGAGAGCGGCGGCCAGGCGCACCGGCGGGACACGCACCGGCGGGACACGCACCGGCTGGGCGGAGCCCGCGGGGCGAGGCCCGCCCCGGCTCAAGCGCCCCCACCCGCATGCGCCGGCCGGCTGGACTTCAGTCCTCGCGCTCGTCCGGACCCGTTTCGGCGGTGTCCGGCCGGTGGCCCGGCAGCGACGAGCCGGCGGTGGCCTCGTGGTGCAGCCGCAGGAACTCGAAGTGCCGCTCGTACTGGTCGAGCACGTCGGCGATGAGCTGCTCCTCGGTGTACCCCATCACGTCGTAGCCCTGGTTGCCTTCGGCGAGCCGCACCTCGAACCTCAGATACGTGTCGTGCGCGGGGACCGAACGCGTCGCGAACTGGGGGGTGGGCGTCTCCACCGGCTCCAGCCCGTAGACGAACTGCTCTCCGTCGCCGATCCCGACCTGCAGCGCCAGGCGGGGGACGCCGCTCGTCTCGTCGGTCTCCTCGGTGACGGATGTCCGCGCACCCTGAGCCCGCAGTTCGTCGGCCACCTTCCCGAGCGCCGGCCGGCACACCTCGTCCACGAACCGGGTGGCGGCCCGCGGGCCGGGGAACGACATCGCCCTCGCGATCCGCCGCCGCCAGGTCCGCTCGGCGACCGGCCCGCGGATCGTGCGTCCCGACAGCGACCCGGGCAGGGCGGCGATCAGCGCGTCCTCCCGCATCCGCTCCAGGCGGAGGGCCTTGTACAGGCCGGCGATGATGAGGAACATCACGAACGAGAACGGCAGCCCCATGACGATCGTCGCACTGGTGAGCGCCTCCACGCCGCCGACGAGGAGCATGGCCAGGGTCAGCAGCCCCGTGGCGGCGGCCCAGAAGACCCGGAGCCAAGGAGCCGAGTCGCTCACGGGGGTGGGCAGGTGCGAGCAGAGGTTGCCCATCACCAGTGCGCCGGAGTCCGCCGAGGTGACGTAGAGCAGCAGCCCGACGACGGTGGCGAGCCCGGCGCTGAACGCCGCCCCCGGATACTGCGCGAGCAGCCCGTAGAAGCCCTGCTCGGGGAACTCCATGGCGGTCTCGCCGAACCGGACGTTGCCGCCGCGGATCACCTGCAGCGCGCTGTTGCCGAAGACGGAGAGGAAGATCAGCGTGAACACGAACGGGATGACCAGGGTCGCCAGCACGAACTGCCGGAGCGAGCGGCCGCGGGAGATCCTCGCCAGGAACAGCCCGACGAAGGGCGCCCACGCGACCCACCACGCCCAGAAGAAGAGCGTCCAGGCGTTGAGCCAATCCGTCGGCGGCTCGTAGCCGAAGGTGTTCAGCGTCATCGAGGGGAAGCGGCTGACGTAGTCGCCGATGTTGAGGATGAGTTGGTTGAGGAGTTGGATGGGGCCGGTGACGATCAGCATGTAGAGCAGCAGTACGAGGGCGAGTACGACGTTGAGCTCGGAGAGCCTGCGGATGCCGCGGTCGACGCCGGCCGCCGCGGACACCGTGGCCATGAGCACCGCGACGAAGATCAGGCCGATCTGCGCGGCGACGCCCTCGGGTACGTCGAAGAGGAAGCCGAGGCCGAAGTTCAGCTGCACCACCCCGATGCCGAGTGACACCGAGATGCCGAACACGGTGCCGAGGATGGCCGCGAGGTCCACGGCGTCACCGATCCGGCCGTGGATGCGCCGGCCGATGATGGGGTAGAGCGCCGAGCGGATGGCGAGCGGCAGACGGTAGCGGAAGGCGAAGTAGCCCAGCGCCATGCCCATCAGCGCGTACATCGCCCACCCGGTGATGCCGTAGTGGAACAGTGTCCACACGACGGCCTGACGGGCCGCCTCCACGGTCTGCCCTCTGCCTTCGGGGGGCGCGAGGTAGTGGCTGACGGGCCCTGAGACGGCGAAGAACATCAGGTCGATCCCGATGCCCGCGGCGAAGAGCATCGCCCCCCAGGCGAACAGGCCGAAGTCGGGCGTGGAGTGCTTCGGCCCCAGCTTGAGATTGCCGTAGCGGGAGGCGCCGATGAACACCACGAAGGCGAGGTACAGGGTGGCGGCGAGGAAGTAGTACCAGCCGAGACCGGTGGAGATCCAGCCGACCACCACGCCGATGACGTCCTGGGCGCCGCTCGGGGTGATGATCGCCCAGATCGAGATCGCGAGGACCAGCCCGGCGGAGCCGAAGAAGACGACCGGTTTGATCCGGATGTCCTCGGACGCGGTGATCTGCCCCGTCCCGCCGTCCGCTTCGGTTTCGGCGTTGCCGCCGCCCTTTCCGTTGGACGCCACGGTCCAGCCCTCCCTGATCCACCGGGCCGACGGCTCCGCGGAGTCCGGCGGCTGTACGAATGCGACAGGTCAACCCTGTGGTCAAAACCCTGTGGTCAAGGCTCCCGCTCCCGGTCCCACCCGCCCGGCATCGACACGGCTTGCGATGTGCATCGGTTGCACCGGCCTCGCGGCTCGGGCGCGCACCGCGGACGCACGGTGGCCGCCGGGGGAGTGGCCAGGTGTGGACGACGGGCGGACAGCGGAGTGGCGGAGGTGCGGATGGGGAGTGGCGGGGGAGTGGCGGAGGTGCGGGAGGCGGGCCGGGCCGCGGTCCGCAGGGGACGGCGGTGCTCACGGCGCGGGCCCCTGGTCGCGGGCCGGGCGGTCATCGCGCAACTGCGCTTGCGGAAGCTCCCGTTGGGAGGTACGGCTGATGAAGCCGTCGAGGGTGGCGGGTGACCGGCGGGCGTTCTCCGGTCCCCGGCAGGCGCTGCCCGGCCCCCGACGAGTACGAGTTGCCGGTGCGGGTTGCCGGTGCGGTGAGCCGCGCGGGCGCGTAGGCTCAGCCGAGCAACTGCGCCAGTTCGCCGAGGTCTTCCGCGGTGAGCGTGGGGGCGGTCATGGTGCGCGGGTAGGCGTCGGCGCCGACACCGCGTCGCAGCCATGCTCCGGCCAGCCCTGCGCGCCGGGCCCCGTCGATGTCCCACGGATGGACGGCGACCAGCATGGCTTCCGCGGGGCGGACGCCGGCCTGCCGGGTCACGTAGGCGTAGGAGCGGGGGTCCGGCTTCCAGTGGCGGGGGCCGGTGACGTCCCACAGCGCTTCGAAGCAGTCCCGCACGCCGGCCCGGGTCAGGAGGCCGTCGGTGAGGGCGGCGTTGCCGTTGGTCATCGTCACCAGCCGGTACCCGGCGGCGCGCAGTGCCCGCACCCCGTCCGCGACATCGGGGTGGACGTTCAGCTCGGAGAACCCGGCCAGCACATGGCCGGCCGGGTCGTCCGGGCCGGTGTGCTCCGCTGCCGGTGCCGCCGATGCCAGCAGCCGGCGCAGGCCGTCGCGGGCCACGTCCGCGAAGTCCGCGTAGGCACCGGCCGCGGTGAGGGCGAACCCGTCGCGGAGCACGCCGGCGAACCACAGCGGCATCAGGTCGGCGGCGACCCCCACGTCCTCGAATCGCCGGCCCAGCGGTGTCATGTCGCTGAGGGTCTCGTTCACGTCGAAGACGAGCAGCGGCAGCCGGTCCCCTGACATGGGTCTCCTTTCGCGCGGTTGCGGGTCGGCGCCGGTCACTCGTCCCAGGCGCGGGTCTGCGCCTTGGCCGTGGCCGGCGCGGCGGCGACGGCGGGATCCGGGTCGGTCTCGGTGCGAGCGGGCAGGGACAGCGGGCGTTCCGTGCGGGCCACGACGGATCTCATTTTTGGAGCGGATGCTCCTGAATGATTATTGGAGCATATGCTTCAGAAATGCAAGATGATCGGAAGCCGGGCCGGGCCCCGCGCCGGGGAAGGCCGCGTTCGTACGACCTGGACGCGGCCACCGCCGCGGCGCTGCACGCGTTGTGGACCCGGGGATACGGGGCGACGACGGTCGAGGACCTGGTGGAGGCCACGGGGCTCGCCCCATCGAGCCTGTATGCCGCGTTCGGCAGCAAGCACGGGGTGCTGGAGGCGTCGCTGGCCCGCTACGACCGCGACCGCGAGGACCTGCTCGCCCCGCTGGAGTGCGGCGAGGCCGGCCTGGAGGACCTCCGTCTCTTCTTCGCGTCCGTGCGCACCAGCCTGACCCGGCCCGGCGCTCCGGGCTGCTTCATGGTGAACACCGCCACCGAGGTGGCCTCGCGCGACGAGCGGATCGCCGCGCACGCGAACCGCTACCGCGACCGCGTCCGTGACGCCATCGCCTCAGCCCTCACGCGGGCCGCCGCCTTGGGGGAGGTCCCGCCCGCGGGGGCCCAGGAGACCCTGGGGCGGGCGAGGATCGTGCAGGCCGCTCTGTTCGGTGTTCAGGTGGCCGCGCGCAGTGGCGCGACGGAGGAGGCCCTCGCCACGCTCGGTGCGCTGGAAGGCCAGGTCGGCCAGTGGGCGGCGGCACCGGCCGCCGCCCCCGGCGGCGACGGGCTCTGACCCGCCGGGAGCCCGGTGGGTCCGGAGCGCGTGCACGGGTCGTTCCCCGTGCTGCGCAGGTTGCAGGGGCAGTGCGACGAGGCAGGCGCGTGTGCGGGGTCGTTCGGCCGGAGTGCGGCGCGGGGTGCGGGATCACCCGGCGGTGATCCACCGGAAGGCCGGGGCGGATGTGCCCGCCCTTGGCGGGACGCGTCCCTGCGGAAGCGGGGCGCGCACCGGGCCGGTGGCGGTGCCGGCAGCGGGTACGGCAGCGGGTACGGCCTCAGGGCCGGACGGCCTGCGCGGGGCCGGGTCCTCGGGAGTGGGTCCTCGGGACTGGGTCCTCGGGACTGGGTCTGCCCCTCCGCCACGGATCCGGGGCCGGGTCCTTTGTTTCCTTCCGCGCGCAGGGGTGACCTCGCCGTGCGCGGCCCCGCCGTACGGCTAGCGCCGGCCCGGACGCACCACCAAGCCGGGGTTGTAGGCGGCGAGGACCTTGTTCGCCCGGGCCAGTGCGGCCAGGGCGTGCTCGCGGTCCGCGCGGTCCTCGGAGCAGAACGGCGCCCTGAACCGCATGGCCTCGCGTGCCGCGCACTCGGCGTCGATCTCCGCCTCGAGCACGCCGAGCGGCATGCAGGACCCGATCAGGGCGGCCACGCCGTCGGGAATCGGGACGGGGACGAGGTTGGACGCGGTCACGTGAAGTCCTTTGCTGATGTTGCTCCGGGGGTGCCGGGCATGGGCGGTGTTCTCCTCTATACGTACCTGATGCGCTTCACGGTTCGTCAGCCGGGCGGTCCCTGTGCGGAAACCGTTCGGTCGCGACCGATGATGTCTCCCTGTACGGAGGCGGGTTGACGTGCACCGCAGCCCGGCCCCCGCCATCACCGCATCCCTCGTGTCCCCCGCGTCCCTGGTGCCGAAGGCGAGCCGGCGACCATTGCCGGAGGGGCCGAGCCCCTCTCGCGAGCGGAGCGCCGTCGTGAACTCCTCCTCCTCGTCGGCGTGTTCACCGGGAGGTGACTGAGCCGCCGACGACGCCGCGGTTCGGGCGCGGCCCGCGGCGGTGCAATGCGTACCCCGTGCGGACCGAGCCGGTCGAGCAGGTCGAGCCGACCGTGCGGACCGTGCGGACCGAGCAGGCCGTGTGGACCGAGCAGGCCGTGTGGACCGAGCGGTTCGAGCGGTTCGAGCGGTTCGAGATGTGCACCGCCGATCCGGCCCGTGCCATCGATCCGGGCCGTGCCATTGATCGGGTCCTGCCATCGATCGGGTCCTGCCATCGATCGGGTCCTGCGCTCGATCGGGTGCCGGTGCCGGTGGGGTGCCGCTGCCCGGCGGGGCCGGACCCGCGTGCCGGGGCCCGTACGGGGGAAGCCGCCGCGCCCCGGGGTCACCCGGACGGCGGCCCCGACAGCACCTCGGCGAGGTCGTAGCGCACCGGTTCCTCCAGTTGGGTGTACGTGCAGCTCTCCGGGGTGCGGTCGGGCCGCCAGCGCCGGAACTGCGCCGTGTGCCGGAACCGGTCGCCCTCCATGTGGTCGTACGCGACCTCCAGCACCCGATCGGGCCGCAGCGCCACCCACGACAGGTCCTTCTTGCCCGACCACCGGCTCGGCGCGCCGGGCAGCCGGGCCGACTCGTGCGCCCCCTCCTCGGCCCAGCGCGCCCAGGGGTGCTGCGAGACGTCCGCCAGGCGCAGCGGCTCCAGCTCCGCCACCAGTTCCTCGCGTCGCTTCATGGAGAACGCCGCGCAGACGCCGACGTGCTGGAGGGCCCCCTCGCCGTCGTACAGTCCGAGCAGCAGCGAACCGACGACCGGTCCGCTCTTGTGGAAGCGGTAGCCGGCCACGACCACGTCGGCCGTCCGCTCGTGCTTCACCTTGTACATCAGCCGGGCGTCGGGGCGGTACGGAAGGTCCAGCGGCTTGGCGATCACCCCGTCCAGCCCCGCCCCCTCGTACTGCTCGAACCACTCCCGGGCCACGGCGGCGTCCGTCGTCGCCGGGGCGATGTGCACCGGCTCGCGCGCCCCCGCGAGTGCCTCGACGAGCAGCGCGCGCCGCTGCGCCAGCGGGGTGTCCAGGAGTGCCTCGTCGCCGAGGGCGAGGAGGTCGAACGCCACGAAGCTCGCCGGGGTGCGCTCGGCGAGCGTCCGCACCCGTGAGTCCGCCGGATGGATGCGCTCGGTGAGCCGGTCGAAGTCCAGGCGGCCCTCGTGGACGATCACGATCTCGCCGTCCACGACGCAGCGCTCCGGCAGATTGCCCCGCAGGGCCGTCACCAGCTCCGGGAAGTAGCGGGTCAGCGGTTTCCCGGTGCGGCTGCCGATCACCACCTCGTCGCCGTCCCGATGGACGATCGCACGGAAGCCGTCCCACTTGGCCTCGTACTGCATCCCGGCCGGGATCGTCGCCACGGACTTGGCGAGCATCGGTTTCACGGGCGGCATCACCGGCAGATCCATGTGTCGATTGTCCGGTATGCGAGGAATGTCGGCGCGGCCTACGCTGACGGGCATGGCCGGAGCGGTGGAAGTGGAAGTGGGTGGGCGTACCGTCCGTGTGTCCAACCCGGACAAGATCTACTTCCCCGAACGCGGGTACACCAAATTGGACATGGTCCAGTACTACCTCGCCGTCGGCGACGGGATCACCCGGGCACTGCGGGACCGGCCCACCACCCTCGAGCGCTACCCCGACGGGGTGACCGGCGAGTCCTTCTTCCAGAAGCGCGCCCCCAAGAACCTGCCCGAGTGGATCCCCACCGCCCACATCACGTTCCCCAGCGGCCGGTCGGCCGACGAGATGTGCCCGACCGAACCCGCGGCGGTGGCCTGGGCCGCCAACCTCGGCGCCGTCACCTTCCACCCGTGGCCGGTCCGCCGGGAGGACACCGACCACCCCGACGAACTGCGCATCGACCTCGACCCGCAGCCCGGCACCGACTACGCCGATGCCGTCCGCGCCGCCCACGAGCTCCGGGACGTCCTCGACGGGGCCGGGCTGCGCGGCTGGCCCAAGACGTCCGGCGGACGCGGTCTCCATGTGTTCGTCCCCATCGAACCGCGCTGGACGTTCACCCAGGTCCGGCGCGCCGCCATCGCCTGCGGACGGCAACTGGAACGCAGGATGCCGGACCACGTCACCATCAAGTGGTGGAAGGAGGAACGCGGCGCGCGGATCTTCGTCGACTACAACCAGACCGCCCGCGACCGCACCATCGCCTCCGCCTACTCCGTACGGCCCCGCCCCCACGCCCCGGTCTCCGCCCCGCTGCGCTGGGAGGAGATCGACGAAGCCGTACCCGAGGACTTCGACATCGTGACGATGCGGACGCGCTACGCCGAAGCGGGCGACGTGCACGCCGACATGGACGACCACCGCTTCGGCCTGGAAGGGCTGCTGGAGCTCGCCCGCCGCGACGAGGCGGAGCACGGGCTGGGCGATCTGCCCTATCCGCCGGAGTACCCGAAGATGCCCGGCGAGCCGAAGCGCGTCCAGCCCAGCCGCGCGAAGAAGGACGCACCGTCCGGCCGCACCGCCAAGAGGACCGGGCCGGGGCCCGGTAAGGCGAGAGACGGTTCCGGGGAAGGGGCGCCGGGCCAGACGGGGCCGGGCGGGCACGACGGGACCGGGTAGCGCGGGACCGGGCGAGGGGCCTCCACCGGGGAGCCGCTGAACCGGAGGGGCGGACTGGCGGGCACGCGGGCGCCCCACCGCCGGGCGGGGGTTCTCCGGGGCCCGTGCGCCCACGGGAAGCGCCGGAACACACCGCCGTCGGCGCACCGTTGCCCGGCGTGTGGGGTGCGGGGTGCGGGGTGTGGGGTGCGGGGTGCGGGGTCGGTGTGGGCGTCGGTGGCGGTGCCATAGGGCGTCGGCGTCGGCGGCGGCGGTCCGGCGGTCGTGCGGCTCACGGGCCCTGGCCGTGGATGACGACTTCGCTTTCGCAGTCCTGGGCCATCAGGCCTTCTCCAGATGGATACCGCATTCGCACGGCGACCCGGTGAGCGGGG
The Streptomyces tirandamycinicus DNA segment above includes these coding regions:
- a CDS encoding ATP-dependent DNA ligase, translating into MDLPVMPPVKPMLAKSVATIPAGMQYEAKWDGFRAIVHRDGDEVVIGSRTGKPLTRYFPELVTALRGNLPERCVVDGEIVIVHEGRLDFDRLTERIHPADSRVRTLAERTPASFVAFDLLALGDEALLDTPLAQRRALLVEALAGAREPVHIAPATTDAAVAREWFEQYEGAGLDGVIAKPLDLPYRPDARLMYKVKHERTADVVVAGYRFHKSGPVVGSLLLGLYDGEGALQHVGVCAAFSMKRREELVAELEPLRLADVSQHPWARWAEEGAHESARLPGAPSRWSGKKDLSWVALRPDRVLEVAYDHMEGDRFRHTAQFRRWRPDRTPESCTYTQLEEPVRYDLAEVLSGPPSG
- the betT gene encoding choline BCCT transporter BetT; translation: MASNGKGGGNAETEADGGTGQITASEDIRIKPVVFFGSAGLVLAISIWAIITPSGAQDVIGVVVGWISTGLGWYYFLAATLYLAFVVFIGASRYGNLKLGPKHSTPDFGLFAWGAMLFAAGIGIDLMFFAVSGPVSHYLAPPEGRGQTVEAARQAVVWTLFHYGITGWAMYALMGMALGYFAFRYRLPLAIRSALYPIIGRRIHGRIGDAVDLAAILGTVFGISVSLGIGVVQLNFGLGFLFDVPEGVAAQIGLIFVAVLMATVSAAAGVDRGIRRLSELNVVLALVLLLYMLIVTGPIQLLNQLILNIGDYVSRFPSMTLNTFGYEPPTDWLNAWTLFFWAWWVAWAPFVGLFLARISRGRSLRQFVLATLVIPFVFTLIFLSVFGNSALQVIRGGNVRFGETAMEFPEQGFYGLLAQYPGAAFSAGLATVVGLLLYVTSADSGALVMGNLCSHLPTPVSDSAPWLRVFWAAATGLLTLAMLLVGGVEALTSATIVMGLPFSFVMFLIIAGLYKALRLERMREDALIAALPGSLSGRTIRGPVAERTWRRRIARAMSFPGPRAATRFVDEVCRPALGKVADELRAQGARTSVTEETDETSGVPRLALQVGIGDGEQFVYGLEPVETPTPQFATRSVPAHDTYLRFEVRLAEGNQGYDVMGYTEEQLIADVLDQYERHFEFLRLHHEATAGSSLPGHRPDTAETGPDERED
- the ligD gene encoding non-homologous end-joining DNA ligase is translated as MAGAVEVEVGGRTVRVSNPDKIYFPERGYTKLDMVQYYLAVGDGITRALRDRPTTLERYPDGVTGESFFQKRAPKNLPEWIPTAHITFPSGRSADEMCPTEPAAVAWAANLGAVTFHPWPVRREDTDHPDELRIDLDPQPGTDYADAVRAAHELRDVLDGAGLRGWPKTSGGRGLHVFVPIEPRWTFTQVRRAAIACGRQLERRMPDHVTIKWWKEERGARIFVDYNQTARDRTIASAYSVRPRPHAPVSAPLRWEEIDEAVPEDFDIVTMRTRYAEAGDVHADMDDHRFGLEGLLELARRDEAEHGLGDLPYPPEYPKMPGEPKRVQPSRAKKDAPSGRTAKRTGPGPGKARDGSGEGAPGQTGPGGHDGTG
- a CDS encoding TetR/AcrR family transcriptional regulator: MQDDRKPGRAPRRGRPRSYDLDAATAAALHALWTRGYGATTVEDLVEATGLAPSSLYAAFGSKHGVLEASLARYDRDREDLLAPLECGEAGLEDLRLFFASVRTSLTRPGAPGCFMVNTATEVASRDERIAAHANRYRDRVRDAIASALTRAAALGEVPPAGAQETLGRARIVQAALFGVQVAARSGATEEALATLGALEGQVGQWAAAPAAAPGGDGL
- a CDS encoding RNHCP domain-containing protein produces the protein MSRNNRRRRRRPQRHKDVLHTRGGHRANDFRCASCRLDVPVDAPGTAHRNHCPHCLASLHIDRKLPGDRDADCRGRMEALGMSVRPDGEWMIIHQCASCGELSANRIAGDDNPYALVRLALRPLADPTHAGRALFAL
- a CDS encoding haloacid dehalogenase type II, with translation MSGDRLPLLVFDVNETLSDMTPLGRRFEDVGVAADLMPLWFAGVLRDGFALTAAGAYADFADVARDGLRRLLASAAPAAEHTGPDDPAGHVLAGFSELNVHPDVADGVRALRAAGYRLVTMTNGNAALTDGLLTRAGVRDCFEALWDVTGPRHWKPDPRSYAYVTRQAGVRPAEAMLVAVHPWDIDGARRAGLAGAWLRRGVGADAYPRTMTAPTLTAEDLGELAQLLG
- a CDS encoding YchJ family protein, encoding MARRTPRPPRPSVTEGSPCPCGLPAAYGACCGRFHTGRSAAPTAELLMRSRYSAFVVGDEGYLLRTWHPDYRPGGVDFDPAMRWTGLEIRDTSEGSMFHSTGTVTFVARYTLGGEPGQLHERSHFERHDGAWVYVNGTFMD